A region from the Variovorax sp. RKNM96 genome encodes:
- a CDS encoding DUF5672 family protein, whose translation MSNSNNRSFKKITLVSVTGLPDARGAAMALQHSQAQMPGARALLCSPQAPAHLAPGIQHVAIAPLNYHEYGWFMMFALWRVVQTEFALVVQEDGWVVNADNWRDEFLDFDYIGAPIHLAKIDTPEGTYWRNRFEWADELHKPGHVVTPIQNGGFSLRSRRFMRALVDHPHIRVEIPPPDAVEGDPLQMHWQHNALLEDVQLSGVLRPALEAVGMRFAPLELARSFSIEHAGPQLHHGYNALLLFGHHAKVRQLASLSPLTLRSLIPPSQLDAWYGERDILQMFERNGYRIEFAPEPVASNAAPRKVYDCITYNGEADILAARLHELSEVVDCFVIVEADRTFSGEPKALRFDAADPRIAAFLPRIRYVAVHDMPIVDEAADAVPVVGDWLSDTPKSGFWIREKFQRNQIARGLHDAAPDDLILISDADEIPRASVVRAMRDDRRHAIFGLCLAFYYFYANYRNVEGPEASSVWTVAATRAQLDVLTPDQLRMRVRTGAQPALILAEAGWHLSYLAMDEAAVRAKIRGFAHQEYNAPEFLAAIDIPALLASGKDLYDRPGYSWRLVGRDEAPQWLAGQPELAHLFAPAR comes from the coding sequence GTGAGCAACAGCAACAACAGGTCTTTCAAAAAAATAACGCTGGTGTCGGTCACCGGGCTGCCCGACGCGCGGGGCGCGGCGATGGCCCTGCAGCACAGCCAGGCGCAGATGCCCGGCGCCCGTGCGCTCCTTTGCAGCCCGCAGGCGCCCGCCCACCTGGCACCGGGCATCCAGCATGTGGCCATCGCGCCGCTGAACTACCACGAGTACGGCTGGTTCATGATGTTCGCGCTCTGGCGCGTGGTGCAGACCGAGTTCGCGCTGGTGGTGCAGGAAGACGGCTGGGTCGTCAATGCGGACAACTGGCGCGACGAGTTCCTGGACTTCGACTACATCGGTGCGCCGATCCATCTCGCGAAGATCGATACGCCCGAAGGCACGTACTGGCGCAACCGCTTCGAGTGGGCCGATGAGCTGCACAAGCCCGGCCACGTCGTCACGCCCATCCAGAACGGCGGCTTCAGCCTGCGGAGCCGCCGCTTCATGCGCGCGCTGGTCGATCACCCGCACATCCGCGTCGAGATTCCGCCGCCCGATGCGGTGGAGGGCGATCCGCTGCAGATGCACTGGCAGCACAACGCGCTGCTCGAAGACGTGCAGCTCAGCGGCGTGTTGCGTCCCGCGCTCGAAGCCGTCGGCATGCGCTTCGCGCCGCTGGAGCTGGCACGCAGTTTTTCCATCGAGCACGCGGGGCCGCAACTGCACCACGGCTACAACGCGCTGCTGCTGTTCGGGCACCACGCGAAGGTGCGGCAACTGGCGAGTCTTTCGCCGCTCACGCTGCGTTCGTTGATCCCGCCGTCGCAGCTCGATGCCTGGTACGGCGAGCGCGACATCCTGCAGATGTTCGAGCGCAATGGCTACCGCATCGAGTTCGCGCCGGAGCCCGTGGCGTCGAATGCCGCGCCGCGCAAGGTCTACGACTGCATCACCTACAACGGCGAGGCCGACATCCTCGCGGCGCGGCTGCATGAGCTGTCGGAGGTGGTCGATTGCTTCGTCATCGTCGAAGCCGATCGCACCTTCAGCGGCGAGCCCAAGGCGCTGCGCTTCGATGCCGCCGACCCGCGTATTGCCGCATTCCTGCCGCGCATCCGCTACGTCGCGGTGCACGACATGCCGATCGTCGATGAAGCGGCGGATGCGGTGCCCGTGGTCGGCGACTGGCTCTCCGACACGCCGAAGTCCGGTTTCTGGATTCGCGAGAAGTTCCAGCGCAACCAGATCGCGCGCGGCCTGCACGACGCCGCGCCCGACGACCTGATCCTGATCTCCGATGCCGACGAGATTCCGCGCGCGTCGGTGGTGCGCGCGATGCGCGACGACCGCCGGCACGCTATCTTCGGGCTGTGCCTGGCCTTCTATTATTTCTACGCGAACTACCGCAACGTCGAGGGGCCGGAGGCTTCGTCGGTCTGGACGGTCGCAGCGACGCGCGCGCAACTCGATGTGCTCACGCCCGACCAGTTGCGCATGCGGGTGCGTACCGGCGCGCAGCCCGCGCTGATCCTTGCGGAGGCCGGCTGGCATCTCTCGTACCTTGCGATGGACGAGGCTGCGGTGCGCGCCAAGATCCGTGGCTTCGCGCACCAGGAATACAACGCGCCGGAGTTCCTGGCCGCCATCGACATTCCGGCGCTGCTGGCCTCGGGCAAGGATCTTTACGACCGGCCAGGCTATTCCTGGCGACTGGTCGGACGCGACGAGGCGCCGCAGTGGTTGGCCGGCCAGCCTGAGCTGGCACATCTGTTTGCGCCGGCACGTTAG
- a CDS encoding DMT family transporter codes for MQTQRLTPLTVLLLTVPPLLWASNAVVGRLVRELVSPLTLNFVRWVIAFVLLLPFAASVLRSDSALWAHWKRYALLGLLGIGLYNAFQYLALQTSTPINVTLVGSSLPLWMLATGTLFFGARVSGREIAGALLSMLGVLLVLSRGEWRQLLGLRLVPGDLYMIAGTIAWAFYSWLLARTHEPKQVRQDWAAFLMAQLVFGLAWSGALAAGEWTLTDAHIDLGWPLVAAMVFIGIGPAVVAYRCWGTGVQRAGPQAASVFMNLTPLFAALLSAAFLREAPHWYHGVAFVLIVGGIVVASRR; via the coding sequence ATGCAGACACAGCGCCTCACGCCCCTCACCGTTCTCCTGTTGACCGTGCCACCGCTGCTGTGGGCCAGCAATGCCGTCGTCGGCCGGCTGGTGCGCGAGCTGGTGTCGCCGCTGACGCTGAACTTCGTGCGTTGGGTGATCGCGTTCGTGCTGCTGCTGCCGTTCGCGGCCTCGGTGCTACGCAGCGACAGCGCGCTCTGGGCGCACTGGAAGCGCTATGCACTGCTCGGGCTGCTGGGCATCGGCCTGTACAACGCCTTCCAGTATCTGGCGCTGCAGACCTCCACACCGATCAACGTCACGCTGGTGGGCTCCAGCCTGCCGTTGTGGATGCTCGCGACGGGCACGCTGTTCTTCGGCGCGCGCGTGAGCGGGCGCGAAATCGCGGGTGCGTTGCTGTCGATGCTCGGCGTGCTGCTGGTGTTGAGCCGCGGCGAGTGGCGCCAGCTGCTCGGGCTGCGGCTGGTGCCGGGCGACCTGTACATGATCGCCGGCACCATCGCCTGGGCCTTCTACAGCTGGCTGCTGGCGCGCACGCACGAGCCGAAGCAGGTGCGCCAGGACTGGGCCGCCTTCCTGATGGCGCAGCTGGTGTTCGGCCTTGCGTGGTCGGGCGCGCTGGCTGCCGGCGAGTGGACGCTGACCGATGCCCACATCGACCTGGGCTGGCCGCTCGTCGCCGCGATGGTGTTCATCGGCATCGGCCCCGCGGTGGTGGCCTACCGCTGCTGGGGCACGGGCGTGCAGCGCGCGGGCCCACAGGCGGCGAGCGTCTTCATGAACCTCACGCCGCTGTTCGCCGCGCTGCTGTCGGCGGCGTTCCTGCGCGAGGCGCCGCACTGGTACCACGGGGTGGCGTTCGTGCTGATCGTGGGCGGGATCGTGGTGGCGTCGCGGCGCTAA
- a CDS encoding glycosyltransferase has protein sequence MMSDALTILVPTYRNDAKARRVLAGLAALVAASEGRMCLIVGDNSQNPQKHEFLWRLAEWSPGLIDIHCRPQRISGQMNLLDLFGKSASGILMFHADDDYISDDYMVRAHEILQQDPGVSAAYTSYIVSKGGSILTVPQTAPQLDQASPVERLVENHNCWGGYNLLFYSVFRKRSLEGTVAFLNACPIEAPFHDWWFSYAMVCGGSVRNAAVGQILYAAEGTHEMGGNDSVAHYAALGLPPIVSHLQLLFTAAEGACFFLGRYSPLSDAGGRQACAQFMFETNIRIAIARLRQSDLPALGIEGEVLQQLTTVVLNNDWLTLESTIDFLHLVLARTRVDLADRYRDFLNDALKIPA, from the coding sequence ATGATGTCCGATGCGCTGACCATCCTGGTGCCCACCTACCGCAACGACGCGAAGGCCCGCCGCGTGCTGGCCGGGCTGGCCGCCCTGGTGGCCGCCAGCGAAGGGCGCATGTGCCTGATCGTCGGCGACAACAGCCAGAACCCGCAGAAGCATGAATTCCTCTGGCGCCTGGCCGAATGGAGCCCCGGCCTGATCGACATCCATTGCCGGCCGCAGCGCATCTCCGGGCAGATGAACCTGCTGGACCTGTTCGGGAAATCGGCCTCCGGAATCCTGATGTTCCATGCGGACGACGACTACATCTCGGACGACTACATGGTGCGCGCGCACGAGATCCTGCAACAGGACCCCGGCGTCTCCGCAGCCTACACCTCGTACATCGTGAGCAAGGGCGGCTCCATCCTCACGGTGCCCCAGACGGCGCCGCAGCTCGACCAGGCCTCGCCCGTCGAGCGGCTGGTCGAGAACCACAACTGCTGGGGGGGCTACAACCTGTTGTTCTATTCGGTCTTCAGGAAGCGCAGCCTCGAAGGCACGGTCGCTTTCCTGAATGCCTGCCCGATCGAGGCGCCTTTTCACGACTGGTGGTTCAGCTACGCGATGGTCTGCGGCGGCAGCGTGCGCAACGCCGCGGTGGGCCAGATACTGTATGCGGCGGAAGGGACCCACGAGATGGGCGGCAACGACTCGGTCGCCCACTACGCGGCGCTGGGCTTGCCGCCGATCGTGAGCCATCTGCAACTGCTGTTCACCGCGGCCGAGGGGGCCTGCTTCTTCCTCGGCAGATATTCGCCTCTGTCGGACGCCGGAGGGCGGCAGGCCTGCGCCCAGTTCATGTTCGAGACGAACATCAGGATCGCTATCGCGCGGCTTCGGCAGAGCGACCTGCCGGCGCTCGGCATCGAGGGCGAGGTCCTGCAGCAACTGACCACGGTCGTCCTGAACAACGACTGGCTCACATTGGAGAGCACCATCGACTTTCTTCATCTCGTCCTGGCCCGGACGCGCGTCGACCTGGCCGACCGGTACCGTGACTTCCTGAACGATGCGCTGAAAATCCCTGCCTGA
- a CDS encoding quinone oxidoreductase: MSKAVRIDRHGGPEELKIVDVEVGDPGPGEIRIRHKAVGLNFIDTYQRSGLYPFQMPLQLGMEASGVVEAVGEGVTHLKAGDRAAYASQPPGAYCEARVMPAKNVCKLPDAISFETGAAMMLKGLTTQYLLKKTLPAEGLQPGDFILFHAAAGGVGLIACQWAKALGLQLIGTAGSDAKCKLALEYGAAHAINYSTENFAARVKEITGGKGVKVVYDSVGKDTYEGSIDCLRPFGLLAIFGNGSGPVPPISLGTLASKGSLYVTRPTLFTHIATREATQAMADDLFAVVESGAVKIPIDQRYALADVQQAHRDLEARKTTGCTILTL; the protein is encoded by the coding sequence ATGAGCAAAGCTGTCCGTATCGACCGCCATGGCGGCCCCGAAGAACTGAAGATCGTCGACGTGGAAGTCGGCGACCCCGGTCCCGGCGAGATCCGCATCCGCCACAAGGCCGTGGGCCTGAACTTCATCGACACCTACCAGCGCAGCGGGCTCTATCCGTTCCAGATGCCGCTGCAGTTGGGCATGGAAGCCTCGGGCGTGGTCGAGGCGGTGGGCGAGGGCGTGACGCATCTGAAGGCAGGCGACCGCGCCGCCTATGCGAGCCAGCCGCCCGGTGCTTACTGCGAGGCGCGCGTCATGCCGGCCAAGAACGTCTGCAAGCTGCCCGACGCCATCTCTTTCGAGACCGGCGCGGCCATGATGCTCAAGGGCCTGACCACGCAGTACCTGCTCAAGAAGACGCTGCCCGCCGAAGGCCTGCAGCCCGGCGACTTCATCCTTTTCCATGCGGCGGCCGGCGGCGTCGGCCTCATCGCCTGCCAATGGGCCAAGGCGCTGGGCCTGCAGCTGATCGGCACCGCGGGCAGCGACGCCAAGTGCAAGCTGGCGCTCGAATACGGCGCGGCGCACGCCATCAACTACAGCACCGAGAACTTCGCGGCCCGCGTGAAAGAGATCACCGGCGGCAAGGGCGTGAAGGTGGTGTACGACTCGGTGGGCAAAGACACCTATGAGGGGTCCATCGATTGCCTGCGCCCCTTCGGCCTGCTCGCGATCTTCGGCAATGGCTCGGGCCCGGTGCCGCCGATCAGCCTGGGCACGCTGGCCTCCAAGGGCTCGCTCTATGTGACGCGGCCCACGTTGTTCACCCACATCGCCACGCGCGAAGCCACGCAGGCGATGGCGGACGACCTGTTCGCGGTGGTCGAAAGCGGCGCGGTGAAGATCCCTATCGACCAGCGCTACGCCCTGGCCGATGTGCAGCAGGCGCATCGCGACCTGGAAGCACGCAAGACCACGGGCTGCACGATCCTCACGCTCTGA
- a CDS encoding response regulator transcription factor, translating into MNTIRTFIVEDNPTIRESLVGTLREVARVDPVGEAETEAEGSRWLTRNLALWDLAIVDLFLKDGTGFRVLEACRQRNPAQKIVVLSNYATPEIRRKCAHLGADAVFDKATEIDDLIDYCQRHRQERFNSQTAH; encoded by the coding sequence ATGAACACCATCCGCACCTTCATCGTCGAAGACAACCCCACCATCCGCGAGAGCCTCGTGGGCACGTTGCGCGAGGTGGCGCGCGTCGATCCGGTCGGCGAGGCCGAGACGGAGGCCGAAGGTTCGCGCTGGCTCACGCGCAATCTCGCGCTGTGGGACCTGGCCATCGTCGACCTGTTCCTGAAGGACGGCACCGGTTTCCGGGTGCTTGAAGCGTGCCGCCAACGCAACCCGGCGCAGAAGATCGTGGTGCTCAGCAACTACGCCACGCCCGAGATCCGGCGCAAGTGCGCGCACCTGGGCGCCGATGCAGTGTTCGACAAGGCCACCGAGATCGATGACCTGATCGACTACTGCCAGCGCCACCGCCAGGAGCGATTCAACTCGCAGACTGCACACTGA
- a CDS encoding bile acid:sodium symporter family protein: protein MSRSRFLPDNFTFALLSVVSLASLLPASGEVAHLFERLTTVAIGLLFFLHGAKLSREAIMNGITHWRLHLLVFCSTFLLFPLLGLALKPLLLPLMTPELYTGVLYLCVLPATVQSAIAFTAMARGNLPAAICSASASTLLGVFITPLLVNLVVLPNGGHASSSLGSIGRILLQLMVPFLVGHLSRPWIGKWIQRRAAVLKFVDQGSILLVVYTAFSAAVIEGLWRQVPAHALVGLLVACAVVLGLALGLTTLMARKLGFDREDEITIVFCGSKKSLASGIPMAKVLFPSHAVGAIVLPLMLFHQMQLMVCAVLAQRYARRGRVASVLKTAE from the coding sequence ATGTCCCGCTCCCGCTTTCTTCCCGACAACTTCACCTTCGCCCTTCTCTCGGTCGTCTCCCTGGCCAGCCTGCTGCCCGCGAGCGGCGAAGTGGCACACCTCTTCGAACGTCTGACGACGGTGGCCATCGGCCTGCTGTTCTTCCTGCATGGCGCCAAGCTGTCGCGCGAGGCGATCATGAACGGCATCACGCACTGGCGGCTGCACCTGCTGGTGTTCTGCAGCACCTTCCTGCTGTTTCCGCTGCTGGGGCTGGCACTCAAGCCGCTGCTCCTGCCGCTGATGACGCCCGAGCTCTACACCGGGGTGCTGTACCTCTGCGTGCTGCCTGCGACGGTGCAGTCGGCGATCGCGTTCACGGCGATGGCGCGGGGGAATCTGCCGGCTGCAATCTGCAGTGCGTCGGCGTCCACGTTGCTGGGGGTGTTCATCACGCCTTTGTTGGTCAATCTCGTGGTGCTGCCGAATGGGGGGCATGCGAGTTCGTCGCTGGGGTCGATCGGGCGGATCTTGCTGCAGTTGATGGTGCCGTTTCTCGTCGGGCATCTCTCGCGTCCCTGGATCGGCAAATGGATCCAGCGGCGGGCGGCGGTGCTGAAGTTCGTGGACCAGGGGTCGATTCTGCTGGTGGTCTATACGGCGTTCAGCGCGGCTGTGATCGAGGGGCTTTGGCGGCAGGTGCCTGCGCATGCGCTCGTTGGGTTGCTCGTGGCTTGTGCGGTGGTGCTGGGGCTTGCACTGGGGCTTACGACTTTGATGGCGCGCAAGCTGGGGTTCGATAGGGAGGATGAGATCACCATCGTCTTCTGCGGCTCGAAGAAGAGTCTGGCCAGTGGGATTCCTATGGCGAAGGTGCTGTTTCCTTCGCATGCTGTGGGGGCCATCGTGCTGCCTTTGATGCTGTTTCATCAGATGCAGTTGATGGTTTGTGCTGTGTTGGCTCAGCGGTATGCGCGTAGAGGGCGTGTTGCTTCTGTTTTGA